A genome region from Geobacter pickeringii includes the following:
- a CDS encoding right-handed parallel beta-helix repeat-containing protein, which yields MRKRLLLITAITLLPCGMAAAGDLYVDAGHRRASDRNGGTKRTLPCRTISAAVARAGPGDTVWIAGGTYRETITLPRSGRGPRSRIRLCAAPGAEVTIKGSDPVTGWLPQGRGIWKRNGWPVNSQQLFVDGAPLSQTGATSPFNTIRRGNQPILPTRGKGAGDMAAGSFFYDVRERVLYLRLSDGSDPNRRLVEASVRDHIIPAGDASFIELRNLKFSHSNISSVPRMMGMVNVGGKSWVVAGCSFTYGDFAGLNITGEGHRIIGNVCNHNGNVGISLNGSDGAHGWRPYPGRPPQDIVLEGNETSYNNYRGFYPFFQGGGLKGANSCTGIRISRHTAVGNNGTGLWFDIFCREITVEASLVKRNLRGIEFEISDGALLAGNLITGNTLQGIYISASSGVTVENNTLTGNGYGIVVHGLPRPEHPELRNNRLRNNIIAESVTAELVIYHHPPETAGNSSDYNRYYRRGGSARISWTHTPRYDITHHTLESFSRETGLEAHSRWDGPLLPETAPTP from the coding sequence GTGCGCAAACGGTTGCTGCTCATCACTGCCATCACCCTGCTCCCCTGTGGCATGGCCGCCGCCGGCGACCTCTACGTCGACGCCGGCCACCGGCGGGCCAGCGACCGCAACGGCGGGACGAAGCGCACCCTCCCCTGCAGGACCATCTCCGCCGCCGTGGCACGGGCCGGCCCCGGCGACACCGTCTGGATAGCCGGCGGCACCTACCGGGAGACGATCACCCTCCCGCGGAGCGGAAGGGGCCCCCGCTCGCGGATCAGGCTCTGCGCCGCGCCGGGGGCGGAGGTGACCATCAAGGGGTCCGATCCGGTCACCGGTTGGCTCCCCCAGGGAAGGGGTATCTGGAAGAGGAACGGGTGGCCCGTGAACAGCCAGCAGCTCTTCGTTGACGGCGCCCCCCTTTCCCAGACCGGCGCAACCTCGCCGTTCAACACGATCCGGCGGGGAAACCAACCGATCCTCCCCACCCGGGGAAAGGGAGCCGGCGACATGGCGGCCGGCTCGTTCTTCTACGACGTGAGGGAACGGGTCCTCTACCTCCGCCTCTCCGACGGCTCCGACCCCAACCGCCGCCTGGTGGAAGCGTCCGTCAGAGATCATATCATCCCCGCCGGCGACGCCAGCTTCATCGAGCTGCGCAACCTGAAATTCTCCCATTCGAACATAAGTTCCGTGCCGCGCATGATGGGGATGGTGAACGTGGGCGGGAAATCGTGGGTGGTGGCGGGATGTTCCTTCACCTACGGCGATTTTGCCGGGCTGAACATCACCGGGGAGGGTCACCGGATCATCGGCAACGTCTGCAACCATAACGGCAATGTGGGGATCTCCCTCAACGGCTCCGACGGGGCCCACGGCTGGAGGCCCTACCCGGGGCGACCGCCCCAGGATATCGTGCTGGAGGGGAACGAGACCAGCTACAACAACTACCGGGGATTCTACCCCTTCTTCCAGGGGGGAGGACTCAAGGGGGCCAACTCGTGCACCGGCATCCGCATCTCGCGGCACACCGCCGTCGGGAACAACGGAACCGGTCTCTGGTTCGACATCTTCTGCCGGGAGATCACGGTGGAAGCGTCTCTCGTGAAACGCAACCTGCGGGGGATCGAGTTCGAAATCTCCGACGGGGCGCTCCTCGCCGGCAACCTCATCACCGGCAACACGCTCCAGGGAATTTACATCTCGGCCTCCAGCGGTGTCACCGTGGAGAACAACACCCTCACCGGCAACGGGTACGGAATCGTCGTCCACGGCCTGCCGCGACCGGAACACCCGGAACTCCGCAACAACCGGCTGCGCAACAACATCATCGCTGAAAGCGTGACTGCGGAGCTGGTGATCTACCACCACCCTCCCGAGACGGCCGGCAACAGCTCCGATTACAACCGCTACTACCGGCGCGGGGGATCGGCGAGAATCTCCTGGACCCACACCCCCCGCTACGACATCACCCACCACACCCTTGAGTCGTTTTCCCGGGAAACGGGGCTGGAGGCCCATTCGCGCTGGGATGGTCCGCTCCTGCCGGAGACGGCTCCAACGCCCTGA
- a CDS encoding right-handed parallel beta-helix repeat-containing protein, translated as MGSFRKAVIGAVTILFVALAAGGAGATDIYVDTNNPQARDANPGTQALPLKTVSTGASRANAGDTVWVSSGTYREYVYLPRSGTDASHPIVVRGMPEATVELKGSDLVTGWESFSGTIWRKSSWTVNSQQVFADGVPLQQIGTTSPFNTIFWGTTPILPPTGTGTADMPPGSFYYDQAAKILYVRLADGSSPAGHTMEASTRNTILSGADVSFIELHGLKFSHSNVSSVPYMMGMVNVSGQSWVIADCSFTYGDFAGLNITGNGHRILNNVCNHNGDVGISINGSDNAHNWAAYAGRPPQDLVLDGNETSSNNYRGFYVYYQSGGIKAATSCNGVRISRHTSLSNGGPGIWIDISCQNMTIERSVLKNNTRGIEFEISDQGLIANNLIAGNANQGIYVSASNSVTVINNTVDGNGYGIVLHGMPRPEHPELKNNTVLNNIISNSGTADLVMYADPVAATGNSSDYNLFYRAGGGVAVSVTSTTSYGVNYRSLGAYIAATGQDPHSLNADPLFAARAGGDFTLQAASPAIDSGSNNPLAGTLDLPGNPRIIAANGGATPVIDRGAYETAATPALAAPTSLRIVSVN; from the coding sequence ATGGGGAGTTTTCGTAAGGCAGTCATTGGAGCAGTCACCATCCTCTTCGTGGCACTGGCGGCAGGGGGGGCCGGCGCCACGGACATCTATGTCGACACCAATAATCCGCAGGCCCGCGATGCCAATCCCGGCACCCAGGCCTTGCCGCTGAAAACGGTGTCGACAGGGGCGTCCCGGGCCAACGCCGGCGACACGGTCTGGGTCTCCTCCGGCACCTACCGGGAGTACGTCTACCTGCCGCGAAGCGGCACCGATGCCAGTCACCCCATCGTCGTCCGCGGCATGCCGGAGGCAACCGTGGAGCTGAAGGGATCGGACCTGGTAACGGGGTGGGAATCCTTCAGCGGCACGATCTGGCGCAAGTCGAGCTGGACGGTGAACAGCCAGCAGGTTTTCGCCGACGGGGTCCCCCTCCAGCAGATCGGCACCACCTCCCCCTTCAACACCATCTTCTGGGGAACGACCCCCATCCTGCCGCCGACGGGGACCGGCACCGCCGACATGCCCCCCGGCTCCTTCTACTACGACCAGGCCGCGAAGATCCTCTACGTCCGGCTGGCTGACGGCTCCAGCCCCGCCGGCCACACGATGGAGGCATCAACCCGCAACACCATCCTCTCCGGGGCGGACGTGAGCTTCATCGAACTCCACGGGTTGAAGTTCTCCCATTCCAACGTCTCGTCGGTCCCCTACATGATGGGGATGGTGAACGTATCGGGGCAGTCGTGGGTGATCGCCGACTGCTCCTTCACCTACGGCGATTTCGCCGGCCTGAACATCACGGGGAACGGGCACCGGATCCTGAACAACGTCTGCAACCATAACGGAGACGTGGGGATATCCATCAACGGCTCGGACAATGCCCACAACTGGGCCGCCTACGCGGGGCGCCCCCCCCAGGACCTCGTACTCGACGGTAACGAGACCAGCTCCAACAACTACCGCGGGTTCTACGTCTACTACCAGTCCGGCGGGATCAAGGCCGCCACCTCGTGCAACGGGGTGCGCATCTCCCGGCACACCTCTCTCTCCAACGGCGGACCGGGGATCTGGATCGACATCTCCTGCCAGAACATGACCATCGAGCGCTCCGTGCTCAAGAACAACACCCGGGGGATCGAGTTCGAGATCTCCGATCAGGGGCTCATCGCCAACAACCTGATCGCGGGGAACGCCAACCAGGGAATCTACGTATCGGCCTCCAACAGCGTCACGGTCATCAACAACACGGTGGACGGCAACGGCTACGGCATCGTCCTCCACGGCATGCCCCGCCCGGAGCACCCTGAGCTCAAGAACAACACGGTGCTCAACAACATCATCAGCAACAGCGGCACGGCCGACCTCGTGATGTACGCCGATCCCGTGGCGGCAACCGGCAACAGCTCGGACTACAACCTCTTCTACCGCGCTGGCGGCGGCGTGGCGGTCTCCGTCACGTCAACCACCTCCTATGGCGTCAATTACCGCTCCCTCGGCGCGTATATCGCCGCCACCGGCCAGGATCCCCACTCGCTGAACGCCGACCCGCTCTTCGCGGCGAGGGCCGGCGGCGACTTTACGCTCCAGGCGGCATCGCCGGCGATCGATTCCGGCAGCAACAATCCGCTGGCGGGAACCCTGGATCTGCCGGGGAATCCGAGAATCATCGCGGCCAACGGAGGCGCGACACCGGTCATCGACCGGGGAGCCTATGAAACCGCGGCGACGCCGGCCCTGGCGGCTCCCACGTCATTGCGGATCGTGAGCGTCAACTGA
- a CDS encoding DUF2156 domain-containing protein — protein METPTNIPDYPAARPLALTDKPLLDAVFALLQPRVSELTFANLYLFRAPHAYRLTMVGDAVVVIGQGYDGAPYFLPPLTGTVSVATQTLLDDGMTLYGADGEFVERHLAGGGYQVTEDRDSFDYLHRRQELAELPGNRFHKKRNRISYFAVRHPYTVELYREGFREDCLNLLQEWHRVRTEMGSSSVDPETAAAEEALALAGGLGLEGVVVLVEGRVAAFALGERLNRQTAVCHFEKADPFMEGAAQLVDREFNRLLFTDCTWTNREQDLGVPGLRDAKLSYHPAELVRKFRVRRLPLQA, from the coding sequence ATGGAGACCCCGACCAATATCCCCGACTACCCCGCGGCACGTCCGCTGGCGCTCACCGACAAGCCGTTGCTGGATGCCGTCTTTGCCCTGCTCCAGCCGCGGGTTTCCGAGCTTACCTTCGCCAACCTCTACCTCTTCCGTGCCCCCCACGCCTATCGGCTGACCATGGTGGGCGATGCGGTCGTGGTAATCGGCCAGGGGTACGACGGCGCGCCATACTTCCTTCCCCCCCTCACCGGCACCGTCTCCGTTGCGACACAGACCCTGCTCGATGACGGCATGACCCTCTACGGTGCCGACGGGGAGTTCGTCGAGCGCCATCTCGCCGGCGGCGGGTATCAGGTCACGGAGGACCGGGACAGTTTCGACTACCTCCACCGGCGGCAGGAGTTGGCCGAGCTCCCCGGCAACCGCTTCCACAAAAAAAGAAACCGGATCAGTTACTTTGCCGTCCGGCATCCCTACACCGTGGAACTCTACCGCGAGGGGTTCCGGGAGGATTGCCTGAACCTCCTGCAAGAGTGGCACCGGGTTCGAACGGAGATGGGAAGTTCCTCCGTCGATCCGGAAACGGCGGCCGCGGAGGAGGCTCTGGCCCTGGCCGGCGGCCTGGGGCTCGAAGGGGTGGTGGTACTGGTGGAGGGGAGGGTGGCCGCTTTTGCCCTCGGCGAACGGCTCAACCGCCAGACGGCGGTCTGTCACTTCGAGAAGGCCGATCCCTTCATGGAGGGGGCTGCGCAGCTCGTGGACCGCGAGTTCAACCGGCTCCTGTTCACCGACTGCACCTGGACCAACCGCGAGCAGGACCTGGGAGTGCCGGGGCTGCGGGACGCCAAGCTCTCCTACCATCCGGCGGAGTTGGTCAGGAAGTTCCGGGTGCGGCGCCTGCCGCTGCAGGCTTAA
- a CDS encoding Ig-like domain-containing protein, protein MRRSVFAPIMVLWLVGRGAPVFAADWTLASGNSTVVLNDSSLPGSSPGVYSWMLDNAERMNQQAFYCRVGTTSPEVKVSGDALDSTAPFTVAVSNQTASSVTLTFTEKAGRFTMAVTYDLAGGGAGTGRSTLTKKVVITNLTTAPLDFHLFSYSDYDLKTGAYLFENATIANGRAYQSSFATATDAIGAGTTLVEGATLPPSRYGVDNAQFLGSLANGATPYNLDNFAGPYTVAGGAFDNGDKQFALQWDLTIDPATPTSLAITDEFYPTKAPYFAKSTTGSCVSYGQTFTTTSAFDNTRNTATPLDNVQVSEKLLPNISLASATNGGTYDAATGTVNWSIPQLAAGAVQQTVEGTFLVNSAADFTMASQLVCNEAFPSRTSATLTLCNHPPVIASVTSLSGFVMEAQPASWQINASDRDPGTTLSYTLPKAPPGMTVSPAGVISWTPFSPFIGTVPVTVAVSDGALVATKDVTIYVYPGPHSGDLNHDRQVTVADVILALRVAVGLQTPTPDLLAEGDVYPLVNGKPTPTPKGAITIQDVLLILKKALNLMTW, encoded by the coding sequence ATGAGGCGCTCCGTTTTTGCACCAATCATGGTTCTTTGGCTGGTCGGGAGAGGGGCTCCGGTGTTTGCCGCCGACTGGACCCTTGCCAGCGGGAATTCCACGGTGGTTCTCAACGACTCATCACTTCCCGGATCGAGCCCCGGCGTCTATTCCTGGATGCTCGACAACGCCGAACGGATGAACCAGCAGGCGTTCTACTGCCGGGTCGGAACCACATCGCCCGAGGTGAAGGTGAGCGGCGATGCGCTTGATTCCACGGCTCCCTTCACCGTTGCCGTCAGCAACCAGACTGCTTCTTCCGTGACCCTGACCTTTACCGAAAAGGCCGGCCGGTTCACGATGGCCGTGACCTACGATCTGGCCGGCGGTGGTGCCGGGACGGGGCGGTCGACGCTCACCAAGAAGGTGGTCATCACCAACCTCACGACGGCTCCCCTGGACTTTCACCTTTTCAGCTATTCGGATTACGATCTCAAGACCGGCGCCTATCTCTTCGAGAACGCGACGATCGCCAACGGCAGGGCGTACCAATCCAGCTTCGCCACCGCCACCGACGCGATCGGTGCCGGGACGACGCTCGTGGAGGGTGCAACGCTCCCCCCCAGCCGCTACGGCGTCGACAACGCCCAGTTCCTGGGCTCCCTGGCCAACGGAGCCACCCCGTACAACCTCGACAATTTTGCGGGACCCTACACCGTAGCCGGCGGCGCCTTCGATAACGGCGACAAGCAGTTCGCCCTCCAGTGGGACCTGACCATCGACCCCGCGACGCCGACCTCCCTTGCGATCACCGACGAATTTTACCCGACCAAGGCACCTTACTTCGCCAAGAGCACAACCGGCAGCTGCGTCTCCTACGGTCAGACCTTCACCACCACCTCTGCGTTCGACAACACCCGCAACACAGCCACCCCCCTCGATAACGTTCAGGTATCCGAAAAACTCCTCCCCAACATATCCCTTGCGTCGGCGACGAACGGGGGAACCTACGATGCCGCCACCGGCACCGTGAACTGGAGCATCCCTCAGCTTGCAGCCGGTGCGGTGCAGCAGACGGTGGAGGGGACGTTTCTGGTAAATTCTGCCGCGGATTTCACCATGGCGTCCCAACTCGTCTGCAACGAGGCGTTTCCGTCCCGCACCAGCGCGACGCTGACGCTCTGCAACCATCCGCCGGTCATCGCGTCGGTCACGTCGCTTTCCGGTTTCGTGATGGAGGCCCAGCCGGCCTCGTGGCAGATCAACGCCAGCGACCGGGACCCCGGAACAACCCTTTCCTATACCCTTCCCAAGGCTCCGCCGGGGATGACGGTTTCCCCTGCCGGCGTCATCTCCTGGACCCCCTTCTCTCCCTTCATCGGCACCGTCCCGGTGACGGTGGCGGTGAGCGACGGCGCCCTTGTCGCCACGAAGGATGTTACCATCTATGTCTATCCCGGCCCCCACTCGGGCGATCTGAACCACGACCGGCAGGTGACCGTCGCCGACGTCATCCTGGCCCTCAGGGTGGCGGTGGGACTTCAGACGCCGACGCCTGACCTGCTGGCGGAGGGAGACGTCTACCCCCTGGTGAACGGCAAACCGACCCCCACCCCGAAGGGGGCGATCACCATTCAGGATGTACTGCTGATTCTCAAGAAAGCCCTGAACCTCATGACATGGTAG
- a CDS encoding class I SAM-dependent methyltransferase, producing the protein MNDDIRRHYERYPYPRYPLLASVRPCDTYALNLDSLYARFNGVLPPAAARRILLAGCGSFSPYPTSVANPGVPITALDLSRANLRRARLHALLHGRFGIGWERGDILDPAAASGEYGFIDCFGVLHHLEEPLAGLRALERRLAPGGILRIMVYARGARRGAESIRKALRLLGVKDVPAVKRLLRRADRDSRFGSYVSDAPELSFESGIADALLHPRARTYRIDELMALVGESSLRPLLFAHRGALPDVPAEVERLRQLAAGGDDEPNFVLYLGRETAGGCGLAPDASLMLNPALRSCVGRLRIARDVIPPRLGRPNPPLGFGEKRFLRRFVRPVPVAALSTVERERVGPFLDALFLVPFR; encoded by the coding sequence ATGAACGACGATATCCGCCGGCACTACGAGCGCTACCCCTATCCCCGCTATCCCCTCCTGGCGTCGGTGCGCCCCTGCGACACCTACGCCCTGAACCTCGATTCTCTCTACGCCCGCTTCAACGGCGTCCTGCCGCCTGCGGCCGCCCGGCGCATCCTCCTGGCCGGGTGCGGAAGCTTTTCCCCCTATCCGACTTCCGTCGCCAACCCCGGCGTGCCGATCACCGCCCTGGACCTTTCCCGGGCGAACCTGCGGCGGGCGAGGCTCCATGCCCTCCTCCACGGCCGCTTCGGCATCGGTTGGGAGCGGGGTGACATCCTCGATCCGGCAGCGGCCTCGGGGGAGTACGGATTCATCGACTGCTTCGGGGTGCTCCACCATCTGGAGGAGCCGCTGGCGGGGTTGCGGGCGCTGGAGCGACGGCTGGCGCCGGGGGGGATTCTCCGGATCATGGTCTATGCCCGGGGGGCGCGGCGGGGGGCCGAGTCGATCCGCAAGGCGCTGCGGCTGCTGGGGGTGAAGGATGTGCCGGCGGTGAAGCGCCTCCTGCGGCGCGCCGACCGGGATTCCCGGTTTGGGAGTTACGTAAGTGACGCGCCGGAACTCTCCTTCGAGAGCGGCATCGCCGATGCCCTGCTCCACCCCCGGGCGCGGACCTACCGGATCGACGAGCTGATGGCGCTGGTGGGGGAGAGCTCCCTCCGGCCGCTCCTCTTCGCGCACCGCGGGGCCCTGCCCGATGTCCCGGCGGAGGTGGAGCGGCTGCGGCAGCTGGCGGCAGGGGGGGACGACGAGCCGAACTTCGTCCTCTACCTCGGCCGGGAGACCGCCGGCGGCTGCGGCCTGGCCCCCGATGCCTCCCTCATGCTCAATCCGGCGCTCCGCTCCTGCGTCGGGAGGCTGCGGATCGCCCGGGACGTGATCCCCCCGCGCCTCGGCCGCCCCAATCCTCCCCTTGGCTTCGGGGAGAAGCGCTTCCTGCGGCGGTTTGTCCGGCCGGTGCCGGTTGCAGCACTCTCAACCGTGGAGCGGGAGCGGGTCGGGCCGTTTCTCGACGCGCTCTTTCTGGTGCCGTTCCGTTGA
- a CDS encoding YchJ family protein, translated as MTTLCPCGTGKSFGDCCEPLVTGARAALTAEELMRSRYSAYATVATGYIFETTHPDHRADFDEKGTRQWAESSQWEGLEIVATQAGGPDDTAGKVEFVARYRDGEVRRTHHELAEFAKLDGAWYFVDGVGVKSRPATSTKVGRNDPCTCGSGQKYKKCCGK; from the coding sequence ATGACGACCTTATGCCCCTGCGGCACCGGCAAGAGTTTCGGCGACTGCTGCGAACCGCTTGTTACCGGAGCGCGCGCGGCCCTCACCGCCGAGGAGCTGATGCGCTCCCGCTACTCCGCCTATGCCACGGTTGCGACCGGCTACATCTTCGAGACCACCCACCCCGACCACCGCGCCGATTTCGACGAGAAGGGGACCCGGCAGTGGGCCGAGAGCTCCCAGTGGGAGGGACTGGAGATCGTCGCCACGCAGGCCGGCGGCCCCGACGATACCGCGGGGAAGGTGGAGTTCGTCGCCCGCTACCGTGACGGCGAGGTGCGGCGGACCCACCACGAGCTTGCCGAGTTCGCAAAGCTCGACGGCGCCTGGTACTTCGTGGATGGTGTCGGCGTCAAGTCCCGCCCCGCCACGAGCACCAAGGTGGGACGCAACGATCCGTGCACCTGCGGCAGCGGCCAGAAGTACAAGAAGTGCTGCGGCAAGTGA
- a CDS encoding DUF309 domain-containing protein, with protein sequence MNDGFCDESCAGPPPEELRRGIEEFNRGEWFDCHETLEELWAGEQRAVRSLYQGVLQVAVALHHWREGNYRGALFLLDSAARLLDQVAPVCRGVDAAALAESARKIHETLVHLGAERMEELDRSLIPRISLADSPR encoded by the coding sequence ATGAACGACGGATTTTGCGACGAGAGCTGTGCCGGCCCGCCGCCGGAGGAGTTGCGGCGGGGGATCGAGGAGTTCAACCGGGGGGAGTGGTTCGACTGCCACGAAACGTTGGAGGAGCTCTGGGCCGGCGAGCAGCGTGCGGTGCGCTCCCTCTACCAGGGGGTTCTGCAGGTGGCGGTGGCGCTCCACCACTGGCGCGAAGGGAATTACCGCGGGGCGCTCTTCCTGCTCGATTCCGCCGCGCGTCTGCTGGATCAGGTGGCGCCGGTCTGCCGGGGGGTGGATGCCGCTGCCCTGGCGGAGTCGGCCCGAAAGATCCACGAAACCCTCGTGCACCTGGGGGCGGAGCGGATGGAGGAACTGGACCGAAGCCTCATTCCCCGCATCAGCCTCGCCGATTCGCCACGCTGA
- a CDS encoding ribonuclease Z yields the protein MTPQFHPSLVNGPFDDPALYVDFLFERRALLFDLGDITPLSPRKVLRISHIFVSHTHVDHFIGFDRLVRLCLGREKELHLFGPPGFVGQVGHRLAGYTWNLVESYPTDFTVVATELHVDGTFLTDSFRCRKMFAPEGERHGRHEEGVILDEEGFLVRAAFLDHGIPCLAFALEEKNHVNIMKNRLDELGLPTGAWLKELKRAILAGNEDGEAVTARWREGDGWRERTLSLGELRRQVARVVAGQKVAYVTDAAPTRENGEAIVALAGGADHLFIETTFLHHEAERAGERRHLTARLAGELGRRAGAARVIPFHFSPKYRDREEAVRREVAEAFNDEG from the coding sequence ATGACACCGCAGTTTCACCCGAGTCTCGTGAACGGCCCCTTCGACGACCCGGCGCTCTATGTCGACTTTCTCTTCGAGCGGCGCGCCCTCCTCTTCGACCTGGGCGACATCACCCCCCTCTCGCCGCGGAAGGTGCTCCGCATCTCCCATATCTTCGTCTCCCACACCCATGTGGACCACTTCATCGGCTTCGACCGGCTGGTGCGGCTCTGCCTCGGCCGGGAAAAGGAGCTCCACCTCTTCGGCCCCCCCGGCTTCGTCGGCCAGGTGGGGCACCGGCTCGCCGGCTATACCTGGAATCTCGTCGAGAGCTACCCCACCGACTTCACCGTCGTCGCCACCGAACTCCACGTCGACGGCACCTTCCTGACCGATTCGTTCCGCTGCCGGAAGATGTTCGCGCCGGAAGGCGAACGCCACGGCCGCCATGAGGAGGGTGTCATCCTCGACGAGGAGGGTTTTCTGGTGCGGGCCGCATTCCTCGACCACGGCATCCCCTGCCTCGCCTTCGCCCTGGAGGAGAAGAACCACGTGAACATCATGAAGAACCGGCTGGACGAACTGGGATTGCCGACGGGGGCGTGGCTGAAGGAGCTGAAACGGGCGATCCTGGCCGGAAATGAGGATGGGGAAGCGGTGACGGCCCGATGGCGGGAGGGGGACGGCTGGCGGGAGCGGACCCTTTCGCTGGGCGAGTTGCGGCGGCAGGTCGCCCGCGTCGTCGCCGGCCAGAAGGTCGCCTACGTGACCGACGCCGCCCCGACGCGGGAAAACGGGGAGGCGATCGTCGCCCTGGCGGGGGGAGCGGACCATCTCTTCATCGAGACGACGTTTCTCCACCACGAGGCGGAGCGGGCGGGCGAACGACGCCACCTCACCGCCCGGCTGGCCGGCGAGCTCGGCCGGCGTGCCGGTGCCGCCCGGGTGATTCCGTTTCATTTCTCGCCGAAGTATCGGGATAGGGAAGAAGCGGTGCGGCGGGAGGTGGCGGAAGCGTTCAATGACGAGGGATGA